A stretch of Primulina tabacum isolate GXHZ01 chromosome 13, ASM2559414v2, whole genome shotgun sequence DNA encodes these proteins:
- the LOC142523132 gene encoding phenylalanine--tRNA ligase beta subunit, cytoplasmic-like: MVEKLGLPTLKHPQPYRLQWLNDYAEVKVNRQVLVAFSIGKYVDESMTSFVVHVFWILTFWFALTWKQTTEKAIIRKEKHLEEEDPSEDEEVIYKIEVPANRYDLLCLEGLAQALRIFNGLDPIPTYNVANISKESMLKMHVRTETSQVRPYVVCAVLRGVTFDEARYNSFIDLQDRLHQNICRRRTLVAIGTHDLDTIKGPFTYEALPPPQINFIPLKQTKNFRADELMEFYKSDMKLKKFLHIIEDSPVFPVIYDNSRTVLSLPPIINGAHSAISLETKNVFIECTATDLTKANIVLNTMVAMFSVYCARKFEVEPVEVIYPDGKSYICPDLSLYQMVVPLSYITSTVGVSLSVHEVAGLLNKMQLHTEPSVSKEKQTIFTISVPPTRSDILHPCDVAEDVAIAYGYNEIPKMKLPSLKPQSLNQFSDLIRTEIAMVGYTEVLTWILCSYKENFTMLNRKNDKATAAINGNPRSADFEVVRTSLMPDILKTVGHNKDHPKPIKIFEVGDVVLLNETKDVGASNRRYLAALYCGSTSGFELIHGLVDRIMEVIGTPFVAPGDRTGYYIQSSDEPEFLSGRQANLIYKGKQIGTFGIVNPQVLDNFDIPDPCSFVELDMESFL, encoded by the exons AGCATGACTTCATTTGTTGTTCATGTTTTCTGGATTTTGACATTTTGGTTTGCGTTGACGTGGAAACAGACAACGGAAAAAGCAATTATACGGAAAGAGAAGCATTTGGAAGAAGAAGACCCTTCTGAAGATGAAGAAGTGATCTACAAAATTGAGGTGCCGGCCAATAG ATATGACTTGCTTTGTCTTGAGGGGTTGGCACAAGCCCTCCGCATATTCAATGGGCTTGATCCAATACCTACATACAATGTTGCAAACATCAGTAAAGAATCTATGCTGAAAATGCATGTGCGAACGGAG ACGTCTCAGGTTCGACCATATGTTGTATGCGCTGTTTTAAGAGGTGTTACATTCGATGAAGCTAGATATAATAGTTTTATAGATCTTCAAGATCGACTTCATCAGAATATCTGCCG GCGAAGAACTCTGGTTGCAATTGGCACGCACGATTTGGATACAATAAAAGGCCCTTTCACATATGAA GCTTTACCACCTCCACAGATAAACTTCATACCATTGAAACAG ACGAAGAACTTCAGAGCGGATGAGCTAATGGAATTTTACAAG TCGGATATGAAACTGAAGAAATTCTTGCATATAATTGAGGATTCACCGGTGTTCCCAGTTATATATGATAATAGCAG AACTGTTTTGTCTTTGCCTCCAATTATTAATGGTGCACATTCTGCCATTAGTTTGGAGACAAAGAATGTGTTTATTGAGTGTACAGCCACAGATCTGACGAAAGCGAATATTGTTCTGAACACAATG GTTGCCATGTTTTCGGTCTATTGTGCAAGGAAGTTTGAGGTGGAGCCGGTTGAAGTAATTTACCCTGATGGAAAATCATACATTTGCCCAGATCTATCACTGTACCAGATGGTTGTACCTTTATCATACATCACTAGTACAGTTGGAGTTTCGTTGTCAGTCCATGAG GTGGCAGGTTTGTTGAATAAAATGCAATTACATACTGAGCCATCTGTATCTAAAGAGAAGCAAACCATCTTCACTATATCTGTACCTCCAACGAGAAGCGATATTCTTCATCCTTGTGATGTGGCTGAG GATGTTGCAATTGCTTATGGTTACAAtgaaattccaaagatgaaGCTGCCATCTTTGAAGCCACAGTCATTGAATCAGTTCAGTGATCTTATTCGAACAGAG ATTGCAATGGTTGGTTATACAGAGGTGCTAACATGGATCTTATGCTCGTATAAAGAAAATTTCACCATGCTTAACCGGAAAAACGACAAGGCAACAGCAGCAATAAATGGAAATCCCCGTTCTGCTGATTTTGAG GTTGTCCGTACCAGCCTTATGCCGGACATATTGAAAACAGTCGGGCACAATAAAGACCATCCAAAACCAATAAAG atttttgaagtgGGTGATGTGGTGCTGCTTAATGAGACAAAAGATGTTGGTGCATCAAATCGTCGTTATCTTGCAGCTTTATATTGTGGGTCTACCTCAGGATTCGAG CTGATACATGGTCTTGTGGATAGAATCATGGAAGTCATCGGAACTCCTTTTGTAGCCCCTGGGGACAGAACGGGCTATTATATACAGAGTTCAGAC GAGCCTGAGTTTCTTTCAGGTAGACAAGCGAACCTTATTTACAAGGGAAAACAGATAGGCACTTTCGGTATCGTCAATCCACAG GTGTTGGATAACTTCGATATTCCGGACCCCTGCTCTTTCGTGGAACTCGACATGGAGAGCTTTCTATAG